The region GAGAGGTGCTGCCCAGGACCTCATTCTGTCTTTGCCACTTCCCATCAGAATCCCTCTGATGTCTTAGAAGAGGAGGATGGAGACCACTTGCACCCACTTGTGACAGCCTCTCCTGGACAGCCTCTCCCTCTGGAGGGGACATGCTTTCCTTGGAGCTCCATTACGATGGTCAAGGGAAAGGAGTATTTGATGGGCTCAGGCTGGCTCCTGGCTCTTTGTTTGTCTCCGCATCAGTGGTGCAGCTGGAAGCATGGGAGGTAGTGAGGAAAAATGTATCCTGGCACTTCCTGGGTGTATGAATTTGCTTGCAaggggacacagggaaaagGAACACACAGgtccctcagcactgcagaagaGCCGCAGATGTGCCACACCTTTCAAGAGTTGTAGGAACATGTGTCAGCTACTAGGTGATGGTGACATCCTGTCCCCCACCAAGGAACCACGAATCTTGCCCTGCCACCCAAAATGACCCAGGTATCCTTTAATGGGACAGGTCACAGCAGGCAGGGGCCACCCAAGGGGAAGTCACGTGGTTGGTTAATGATTACCTAATGACCTTGGGCACCATGAAGGTGAGTGAAGCTTCCTGAAAACTTGGCTCTGCCAGATATCCACTGGCCCTTGCTCTTTACCCTGCCACTCCTTCTGGATCCTTGCCCATTGGGTGCAGCTAGGGCCAGTATAAAAGAGGTGCAGAGGAGTGGGAGGGATCCTGGAAACCCTGCGGCCATTAAGGAAACTAAGGcgcacacacagcagcaggtgaggggTGCACAGGGGGCCAGAATGTCTGTGAGAGGGGTCTGTGAGGAACCCAGGCATCCAGTGGGGAAGGAAGGCTGTGCATGGCATCCGGGTGTCGGGGCATGCAGTGGATCTGTAGAGGAGCCAGGGACCTGAGGAACAGGTATGGGGGTGCTCCATGGGGTCTGAGGCTTCTGGAGAGTGCATAACTTTAGGGGACCTATGCATCCAGGCAAGATCCACAGATAGTCACCTGTCCAGAGACGGGCCTCCATGCATTGAGAGGGGATTTGTATGGGACCCAGGGATTTGTGAGGAGAATTTGTAGAACAACCAAGCACCCAGGGTGGGATTTCCAGTCAGGGGCCAGAGGTCCAGATGGCCCTAACCCCACCTTCTCCAGGCGTCCATGGCGAGCTGGGTGCTGTGCatgatcctgctgctggcagcactgccagaggCACTGGGCGAGACCCGCTATGGTAAGTTCCAGCGGCAGCACGTGGACAACCCCCGGACATCCGTGCGGCCAGCGCTTCGCTACTGCGACACCATGATGATGCGGCGGCAGATGGCGGGCCCCACGGTGCCCTGCAAGTTCCGCAACACCTTCGTGCACACCCCGGCTGGGGACCTGGTGGCCGCCTGCTACCGGACACCCAACAACGACGGGACATACAGCACCTCGTACGCCATGAGCATCACGGTCTGCACCCGGAATGGTGGGGCCGCCTGGCCCTGCAACTACCGCATCCGGCAGGCGCGGCACTACGTGCGTGTGAACTGTGAATACGGGCGGCCCGTGCACCTCAACAGTACTGCCACGACCCCGTAGTGAGGCCCCGCGGTGAGGTCCCGCAGTGAGGCCCCGCGGTGAGGCCTGGCACGGTGCTGCTGCGGGCCCTCGGCGCGGGCGCGGATTCTCCCTCCCATCAAGGGCTCTGTTAATGCCAGCAATAAAGGAGGTGTCAGAGGCCTGGGCTCCAGCATCAGCTTCTGGGGGGACCCTGCGATCATACCCctccctgggtgtcccctgaGCCCCTTGGGTGACCCCAACCCTATCCAAGCTGTATTTGGCCCCCGTGTGCCTTATGAATTCCTGGTTTTTCCCAGCCTCCTGGGTGTCCCGTAGCTCCCTGGGGTGTCTCTGCCCTCTCCTGTGCCCCCTCCCCTTTCTCGGGTGTCCCCCAACTCCCATGGGTGCCCcacaaccaccaccaccctcccagcccaagGCCCCTAATCTCCTGGATGTGCACCCAGCCTTCTCCCCAGTGTCCTGACCCTTTGGGTGTCACATTGCTTTCCTGGATAGCCCATAACTCTCACAGGGTTTCCCAACCTGCCACGTGCTTTATAACCCCCCTGGGTACACCCAGATTCCCCCATGTCTGCCCCACAAACTGTCAGATGTCCCATCTCCCTTATGCCTCTGACCCCATCTGTGACCTCTCTGGGGCTGAAGCTGCTCCCCCTTGGGGCCCCCACAGGACTGAGCCCCAGCTGGGGCCACTCTGAGCCACCATCCCACACACCCTgaacacaacacacacacacagtgcacaCGAACCCTGCACAGTGCGCACAACACGCAGCCACACTCACAACACAAGGCATTCAACACTCACAGCCCTGTTCCtagcacagcacacagcactagcacacacagggcacacatgCCAGCATTTACACACAagcatgcacacacatacaaaagTTGTGTTCCTGAGTCTCCATGGGATTTCACAGTTTCACCTTGTGTCCTTCATTCTCTGTCAGTACTTACCAGTACATTTACAAGCTCCCCCTgtctgagccttctcttctccaggctgaacagtctCTGCTCTCTCAGCTTCTTTTCTGATCAGACATGTTCCAGTCCCTTCCTCATCATCATTTCCTTGCTGGACTCACTCCAATATGTCCACGTCTCTCA is a window of Sylvia atricapilla isolate bSylAtr1 chromosome 4, bSylAtr1.pri, whole genome shotgun sequence DNA encoding:
- the LOC136359955 gene encoding ribonuclease CL2-like; the encoded protein is MASWVLCMILLLAALPEALGETRYGKFQRQHVDNPRTSVRPALRYCDTMMMRRQMAGPTVPCKFRNTFVHTPAGDLVAACYRTPNNDGTYSTSYAMSITVCTRNGGAAWPCNYRIRQARHYVRVNCEYGRPVHLNSTATTP